Proteins encoded within one genomic window of Camelina sativa cultivar DH55 chromosome 19, Cs, whole genome shotgun sequence:
- the LOC104765175 gene encoding beta-fructofuranosidase, insoluble isoenzyme CWINV1-like, whose translation MTREVFSNVGLWLLFTLLIGNYVVDLEASHHVYERLSQSTNTESPSVNQRYRTGFHFQPPKNWMNDPNGPMIYKGIYHLFYQWNPKGAVWGNIVWAHSTSTDLVNWDPHPPAIFPSEPFDINGCWSGSVTILPNGKPVILYTGIDPKNQQVQNIAEPKNLSDPYLREWTKSTLNPLMAPDAVNGINASSFRDPTTAWLGEDKKWRVIIGSKINRRGLAITYTSKDFLKWEKSPEPLHYDDGSGMWECPDFFPVTRSGSKGVETSSFGEPNEIKHVLKVSLDDTKHDYYTIGTYDRVKDKFVPDSGFKMDGTAPRYDYGKYYASKTFYDSGKNRRILWGWTNESSSVEDDVEKGWSGIQTIPRKIWLDRSGKQLIQWPVREVKGLRTKEVKNLRNEVLKSGSRLEVSGVTAAQADVEVLFKVRDLEKADVIDPSWTDPQLICSQMNVSAKSSFGPFGLMVLASKNLEEYTSVYFRIFKARQNSGKFVVVMCSDQSRSSLEKDNDKTTYGAFVDINPYQPIPLRALIDQSVVESFGGKGRACITSRVYPKLAIGKSSHLFVFNYGSQSVDALNLNAWSMNSAQIS comes from the exons atgaCAAGAGAAGTTTTCTCCAACGTTGGACTTTGGTTATTATTCACATTACTTATTGGTAACTATGTCGTCGATCTTGAAGCCTCGCACCATGTCTACGAGAGACTTTCCCAAAGCACTAACACCGAATCTCCTTCCGTAAACCAGCGCTACCGGACCGGTTTCCATTTTCAACCCCCAAAAAATTGGATGAACG ATCCTAAtg GGCCTATGATATACAAAGGAATATATCATCTTTTCTACCAATGGAACCCCAAGGGAGCCGTGTGGGGTAACATAGTGTGGGCTCATTCCACATCAACAGACTTAGTTAACTGGGATCCACATCCTCCAGCTATCTTCCCATCTGAACCATTCGACATCAACGGATGCTGGTCCGGTTCAGTTACAATTCTCCCCAACGGTAAACCGGTTATCCTCTATACCGGAATTGACCCCAAGAACCAACAGGTCCAAAACATAGCCGAACCTAAGAATCTCTCCGATCCTTATCTCCGTGAATGGACTAAGTCTACGTTAAATCCTTTGATGGCTCCTGACGCCGTTAACGGAATCAACGCCAGCTCGTTCCGTGACCCAACCACCGCTTGGCTAGGCGAAGACAAGAAATGGAGAGTGATCATCGGAAGCAAGATCAACCGTCGTGGGTTAGCGATCACTTACACGAGCAAAGACTTTCTAAAATGGGAAAAATCTCCTGAGCCATTGCACTACGACGACGGAAGTGGTATGTGGGAATGTCCTGATTTTTTCCCGGTGACGAGGTCCGGTTCTAAAGGCGTGGAAACGTCTTCGTTTGGTGAACCTAATGAGATTAAGCACGTGTTGAAAGTAAGCTTGGACGATACGAAACATGACTACTACACGATCGGTACGTACGACCGGGTTAAAGACAAATTCGTACCGGACAGTGGTTTTAAAATGGACGGTACGGCTCCTAGATACGATTACGGGAAGTATTACGCGTCGAAAACGTTTTATGACTCGGGAAAGAACCGGAGAATCTTGTGGGGTTGGACTAACGAGTCATCGTCGGTTGAGGATGATGTTGAGAAAGGCTGGTCCGGTATTCAg ACGATTCCGAGAAAAATATGGCTTGATCGATCAGGGAAACAATTAATTCAGTGGCCCGTTAGGGAAGTTAAAGGATTACGTACGAAAGAAGTCAAAAACTTACGCAACGAAGTTCTAAAGTCTGGATCTAGGCTTGAAGTCTCTGGTGTGACAGCTGCACAG GCGGATGTGGAGGTTTTATTCAAAGTAAGAGACTTGGAGAAAGCGGATGTGATAGACCCAAGTTGGACCGATCCGCAGTTGATTTGTAGTCAGATGAATGTGTCGGCTAAGTCTAGTTTTGGTCCATTCGGTTTGATGGTTCTCGCATCTAAGAACTTGGAAGAGTACACATCTGTTTATTTTAGAATCTTCAAAGCCCGTCAAAACAGCGGTAAATTCGTCGTGGTCATGTGCAGTGACCAAAGCAG ATCTTCACTGGAGAAAGATAATGACAAAACGACTTACGGAGCTTTTGTGGATATTAATCCTTACCAACCAATACCTCTCAGAGCCTTG ATTGATCAGTCAGTAGTGGAGAGCTTCGGTGGAAAGGGGAGAGCATGCATTACCTCAAGAGTGTATCCAAAATTGGCAATAGGGAAAAgttcacatctctttgtttttaattatggATCTCAAAGTGTTGATGCCTTAAACCTAAACGCTTGGAGCATGAACTCTGCCCAAATCAGTTGA
- the LOC104767493 gene encoding arginine--tRNA ligase, chloroplastic/mitochondrial-like translates to MGLWSKVKGKGTEFTRPLAIAQALVTNLPTCDMVESCSVAQPGYVNVILSAKWMAKSIENMLINGIETWAPTLPVKTAVVDFSSPNIAKKMHVGHLRSTIIGDTIARMLEYSNVEVLRRNHVGDWGTQFGMLIEYLFEKFPDSATETAIENIQALYKPSKMKFDADPEFKQKAQKAVVRLQGEDPVYHKTWKKLCEISRKDYAEIYQRLRVELEEKGESFYKPYIAKMIEELNSKGLVEESDGAQVMFIKDFKTPCMLVKSDGGFTYDTTDLAALWYRLNKEKAEWIIYVTDAGQQEHFDRFFKAARQVDWLPDNDETYPRVSHVKFGVVKGEDGKRFRNRDREIVPLADLLDEAKTRSKAALIERAKDKEWTPEELDQTAEAIGYGAVKNADMKKNISTDYRFSYDEMLSDKGNTAVYLLYAHARICSIIQKSGKDIDELKKTGNLVLDHANERALGLHLLQFAETVEEACTKLLPHMLCEYLYDLSEHYTKFYSTCQVNGSAEETSRLLLCEATAIVMRKCFHLLGITPVYKI, encoded by the exons ATGGGACTATGGTCCAAAGTTAAAGGAAAGGGAACTGAGTTTACTCGTCCTTTAGCTATTGCAcag GCCCTTGTTACAAATCTCCCTACTTGTGATATGGTGGAATCATGCTCTGTAGCTCAACCTGGATACGTTAATGTTATACTCTCAGCTAAATGGATGGCTAAG AGCATTGAAAATATGCTTATCAATGGGATTGAGACATGGGCGCCTACTCTTCCGGTTAAGACAGCTGTAGTTGATTTTTCCTCTCCAAACATTGCAAAGAAAATGCATGTTGGCCATCTAAGGTCAACTATCATCGGTGACACCATTGCTCGTATGCTTGAGTACTCTAATGTGGAAGTTCTGCGCAGAAACCATGTTGGTGACTGGGGAACACAG TTTGGCATGTTGATTGAGTACCTCTTTGAGAAATTTCCAGATAGTGCGACAGAGACAGCAATTGAAAATATTCAG GCGTTATACAAACCATCAAAAATGAAGTTTGATGCGGATCCAGAATTTAAGCAAAAGGCACAAAAGGCCGTTGTCCGTCTACAG GGTGAAGATCCTGTATACCACAAGACTTGGAAAAAACTTTGTGAAATCAGTCGTAAGGATTATGCTGAGATTTATCAACGCCTTCGAGTTGAGCTTGAAGAAAAG GGAGAAAGCTTTTACAAACCTTATATTGCTAAGATGATCGAGGAACTGAATAGCAAGGGTTTGGTAGAAGAAAGTGATGGTGCCCAAGTGATGTTCATCAAAGACTTCAAGACCCCATGCATGCTTGTAAAGAGTGATGGTGGTTTTACCTATGACACAACAGATCTTGCTGCTCTTTG GTATCGACTGAATAAAGAGAAAGCTGAGTGGATTATTTATGTGACCGATGCTGGCCAGCAGGAGCACTTTGACAGATTCTTCAAA GCTGCCAGACAAGTGGATTGGCTTCCAGACAATGATGAAACTTACCCTAGGGTTAGCCATGTTAAATTTGGTGTAGTCAAGGGGGAAGATGGCAAGCGGTTTAGAAATCGTGATAGAGAAATAGTCCCTCTAGCTGATTTGCTAGATGAGGCCAAGACTCGCAGTAAAGCTGCCCTTATTGAGCGTG CCAAGGACAAAGAATGGACACCAGAGGAGCTGGACCAAACAGCAGAGGCAATTGGATATGGTGCGGTGAA GAATGCTGACATGAAGAAAAACATATCGACGGATTACAGATTCAGCTATGATGAAATGCTTAGCGACAAG GGAAATACAGCCGTTTACCTTCTTTACGCTCATGCTCGGATCTGTTCAATCATCCAGAAGTCTGGCAAAGACATAGATGAGCTGAAAAAG ACAGGAAATTTAGTATTGGATCATGCTAATGAAAGAGCACTGGGGCTTCACTTGCTTCAGTTTGCCGAG ACGGTTGAGGAAGCATGCACAAAATTGTTACCACACATGTTGTGCGAGTACCTCTACGATTTATCTGAACACTATACCAAATTCTACTCCACTTGTCAG GTCAACGGTTCAGCAGAGGAAACAAGCCGTCTCCTACTTTGTGAAGCAACGGCCATAGTCATGCGGAAATGCTTCCACCTTCTTGGAATCACTCCTGTTTACAAGATCTGA